The following are encoded in a window of uncultured Ilyobacter sp. genomic DNA:
- a CDS encoding lipoprotein, translating to MKKILMSLTVVLVLAGCSSSKVEEVDQKITMLEKKVAAAEKTSAGLRDETMILKNETMTLEKNVDMLNTKVEAIKESLSQ from the coding sequence ATGAAGAAAATTTTAATGTCGTTAACTGTAGTTCTTGTCTTAGCAGGTTGCTCTTCGTCCAAAGTAGAAGAAGTTGACCAAAAAATAACAATGCTTGAAAAAAAGGTGGCTGCTGCTGAAAAAACTTCGGCTGGTCTAAGAGATGAGACTATGATTCTTAAAAATGAAACTATGACTCTAGAAAAAAATGTTGATATGCTCAACACAAAAGTAGAAGCAAT
- a CDS encoding electron transfer flavoprotein subunit alpha/FixB family protein, which yields MGQLIINHDKVDHKLMRALIELCPFNAIEENEGKLDINSGCKMCRLCVKQGQGAIEFLEDNTVKKIDKELWKGITVYVDHFAGEIHPVTLELIGKAKELTKVTGHPVQTIIMGYKVKSLAEELLHYGVDEVHLYEDQELEHFKIENYTGIFESYIDEIKPSSVLVGATTLGRSLAPRVAARFRTGLTADCTILQMKENSDLVQIRPAFGGNIMAQIVTENHRPQFCTVRNKIFDAPVRSEVQSGKIICHEVDKRKLVSKINVRNIFKKEKESCISDAEVIVAVGRALKKESDMDMMQEFADLLGGRLACTRPLIESGWMDCKTQIGLSGRTVKPKIIFACGIHGAVQFTAGMENSDTIVAINTDENAPIFNVAHWGVVGDMYQVIPELIEKIKTGRDAFSAGKE from the coding sequence ATGGGACAATTAATTATAAATCACGACAAGGTTGATCATAAACTTATGAGAGCTCTGATAGAGCTGTGCCCCTTCAATGCTATAGAGGAGAATGAGGGTAAACTAGATATTAATTCCGGGTGCAAAATGTGCAGACTTTGTGTAAAACAGGGTCAGGGAGCAATAGAATTTCTTGAGGACAACACAGTAAAGAAAATAGATAAAGAGCTCTGGAAGGGAATAACGGTGTATGTGGATCATTTTGCCGGGGAGATACATCCTGTGACTCTTGAGCTTATAGGGAAAGCTAAGGAACTGACCAAGGTCACTGGGCACCCTGTACAGACGATAATAATGGGGTATAAAGTAAAGTCTTTGGCTGAGGAACTTTTACATTACGGAGTAGACGAGGTTCATCTTTATGAGGACCAGGAGCTAGAGCATTTCAAAATAGAAAATTACACAGGGATATTTGAGTCCTATATAGATGAAATAAAACCATCTTCAGTGCTGGTAGGAGCAACAACCTTAGGGAGGTCTTTGGCACCTAGAGTGGCGGCTAGATTTCGAACTGGACTTACTGCAGACTGTACAATACTTCAGATGAAGGAAAACAGTGATCTGGTACAGATAAGGCCTGCCTTTGGTGGGAATATAATGGCTCAGATAGTGACCGAAAACCACCGGCCTCAGTTCTGTACCGTAAGAAATAAAATATTTGATGCACCAGTGAGAAGTGAAGTTCAGTCAGGAAAGATAATTTGTCATGAAGTCGACAAAAGAAAACTCGTCTCTAAGATAAATGTCAGAAATATATTTAAAAAAGAAAAAGAAAGCTGCATATCCGATGCCGAAGTAATAGTGGCTGTGGGGAGGGCATTAAAAAAAGAGTCTGATATGGATATGATGCAGGAATTTGCAGACCTTTTGGGAGGAAGGCTAGCGTGTACAAGACCTCTAATAGAGAGCGGATGGATGGACTGCAAGACTCAGATAGGACTTAGTGGAAGAACAGTAAAACCGAAAATAATCTTCGCATGCGGAATCCACGGAGCAGTTCAGTTTACTGCAGGAATGGAAAACTCAGATACAATAGTGGCGATAAATACAGATGAAAATGCACCGATATTCAACGTAGCTCACTGGGGTGTAGTAGGTGATATGTATCAGGTAATACCCGAACTCATTGAAAAAATAAAAACTGGAAGAGATGCATTCTCTGCTGGGAAGGAGTAA
- a CDS encoding metal-dependent hydrolase: MKLRFLGHSCFYLEEGSFKALIDPFITGNPQSPASVDEIDEITHIFVTHGHGDHLGDTVPVAKATGATVITNHEIGVYLEKFGLKVHTMHIGGRVKMDFGTVKMTPALHGSGITTEDGMIYGGNPGGFIIEVNNKKIYHAGDTGLTMDMKLLEEEKIDIALLPIGGNFTMDVEDAVRAVEFIKPKVAIPMHYKTFPVINGDPYEFKESVDVCDVVILNPGDEYNY, translated from the coding sequence ATGAAATTAAGATTTTTAGGACATTCGTGTTTTTATTTGGAAGAAGGCTCTTTTAAAGCACTTATCGACCCGTTTATTACCGGGAATCCCCAGTCTCCAGCAAGTGTAGACGAGATAGATGAAATTACTCACATATTTGTGACACACGGACATGGTGATCATTTAGGCGATACAGTTCCTGTTGCAAAGGCTACAGGAGCTACTGTAATAACCAACCATGAGATAGGAGTATATCTAGAGAAGTTTGGCCTGAAAGTGCATACGATGCATATAGGGGGAAGGGTGAAGATGGATTTTGGAACTGTGAAGATGACTCCAGCTTTACACGGATCCGGAATAACTACGGAAGACGGAATGATCTACGGAGGTAATCCAGGAGGATTTATTATCGAGGTAAATAATAAAAAAATCTATCATGCTGGAGATACAGGCTTGACTATGGATATGAAACTTCTTGAAGAGGAGAAGATAGATATAGCTTTACTTCCTATAGGGGGGAATTTTACCATGGATGTAGAGGATGCAGTTAGAGCTGTAGAATTCATAAAACCGAAAGTTGCTATTCCTATGCATTATAAAACCTTTCCTGTAATAAATGGAGATCCTTATGAATTCAAAGAATCTGTCGATGTCTGCGATGTAGTTATACTGAATCCAGGTGATGAATATAATTATTGA
- a CDS encoding SH3 domain-containing protein yields MKKILLILFAIAALSGCASLEEGKSKVNLLENKLAQIQNENASSEEEIKNFKKRISSSKSEISNINEKLAKIKSLAEESETTQIFQEKISNNLKFEKKYPGELPEAINYVFVRSRRINLREGPTTISTILSNANYLDKLTLLEEVTNKQGTKWYKVLDRNKREVYVHHSVVEKRIFRFNTMVDSLNKLDIFINSEIKNKRTIASIKAYVPNPNNVNLKRKEDKYGNVADQSATAYSENGLLFVPDSTIISIDENLNSENEIVKIKVSYASESSISVHRSFVTKAPKINSPPDKAVVIDTHNQNFGVFERKNGEWILISYVYSKTGSESRLGFRTPKGYFIVPNAKKIMTYNSEIGEKQGYAQYAIRFSGGGYIHATPFNYDEDEKTTRRWKEDTLGTYAGTRKCVRNKEDHAKFLFDWVLNEKITKENYQSVYENVAVIVM; encoded by the coding sequence ATGAAAAAAATTTTACTTATTCTCTTCGCAATTGCAGCCCTTAGCGGGTGTGCTTCCTTAGAGGAGGGTAAATCAAAAGTAAATCTCTTGGAAAATAAATTGGCACAAATTCAAAATGAAAATGCCAGTTCTGAAGAAGAGATAAAAAATTTCAAAAAAAGAATTTCATCATCTAAAAGCGAGATTTCAAATATAAATGAAAAACTTGCCAAAATCAAATCTCTTGCAGAGGAGTCTGAAACTACTCAAATTTTCCAGGAAAAAATTTCAAATAATTTAAAATTTGAAAAAAAATATCCAGGCGAGCTTCCAGAAGCTATCAATTATGTCTTTGTGAGAAGCCGTCGAATCAATCTCAGAGAGGGCCCTACCACTATAAGCACAATTCTATCAAATGCAAACTACCTAGATAAACTAACTCTTCTTGAAGAGGTCACCAATAAGCAAGGTACAAAATGGTACAAGGTTCTAGACAGGAATAAGCGTGAAGTATACGTCCACCATAGCGTTGTAGAAAAAAGAATTTTTAGATTTAATACCATGGTAGACAGTCTGAATAAATTAGACATATTTATAAACAGCGAAATTAAAAATAAACGCACGATTGCATCTATTAAGGCCTATGTTCCAAACCCTAACAATGTCAATTTGAAAAGAAAAGAAGATAAATATGGCAATGTCGCCGATCAAAGCGCTACTGCATATTCTGAAAACGGACTGTTGTTCGTACCAGACAGTACTATAATATCAATAGATGAGAACTTGAATTCTGAAAATGAAATTGTAAAAATAAAAGTCTCTTATGCATCTGAAAGCTCAATTTCTGTGCACAGGTCTTTTGTAACAAAAGCTCCTAAAATAAACAGTCCACCTGACAAGGCGGTGGTTATCGACACGCACAATCAGAACTTTGGAGTTTTTGAAAGGAAAAACGGTGAATGGATACTCATATCCTACGTATATTCCAAAACCGGTTCAGAAAGTCGGCTAGGTTTTAGGACTCCTAAAGGATATTTCATAGTTCCAAATGCGAAAAAAATAATGACATATAATAGTGAGATTGGAGAAAAACAGGGATATGCCCAGTATGCTATTAGATTTTCCGGTGGGGGCTACATACATGCTACTCCATTCAACTATGATGAGGATGAAAAAACAACTAGAAGATGGAAAGAAGATACCTTGGGAACATATGCAGGAACCAGAAAATGTGTTAGAAACAAAGAGGATCATGCAAAGTTTTTGTTTGACTGGGTTCTCAATGAAAAAATAACGAAAGAGAATTATCAGAGTGTGTATGAAAATGTAGCAGTTATAGTAATGTAG
- a CDS encoding electron transfer flavoprotein subunit beta/FixA family protein, with translation MKIAVCVKQVPGSSDVQVDPDTGVLLRDGVESKVNPYDLYALETALKIKEDKGAEIGIISMGPPQAKEVIREAFMMGADEGILLSDRRFAGADVLATSYTLAQGIKALGNIDLIICGKQTTDGDTAQVGPEMAEYLSIPHIANVSRLLEIGEEHITVEADMGETIEVQDIPYPCLITVEKGIYTPRLPSYKRKFTAMQKDIKVMSLDDLSDKQEFMYGLKGSPTQVERIFNPEKSEDREMIKGTSMEIAEELYKRMKEYKFA, from the coding sequence ATGAAGATTGCTGTTTGTGTAAAACAGGTACCGGGTAGTAGTGATGTCCAGGTAGATCCAGATACTGGTGTATTATTAAGAGACGGAGTGGAATCAAAGGTTAATCCATACGATCTGTATGCACTTGAAACTGCTCTCAAGATCAAGGAAGATAAAGGTGCAGAGATAGGAATTATCTCTATGGGACCACCTCAGGCAAAAGAGGTAATAAGAGAGGCTTTCATGATGGGAGCCGATGAGGGAATTCTTTTATCTGACAGAAGATTTGCAGGTGCAGACGTATTGGCTACCTCCTATACCCTGGCACAAGGGATAAAAGCCCTGGGGAATATAGATCTTATAATCTGCGGAAAGCAGACTACAGACGGGGATACGGCTCAGGTAGGTCCAGAAATGGCTGAATATCTTTCTATACCACACATAGCAAATGTAAGCAGACTGCTCGAGATAGGAGAAGAGCATATAACAGTAGAGGCAGATATGGGTGAAACTATCGAGGTTCAGGATATACCTTATCCTTGTCTCATAACTGTGGAAAAAGGGATCTATACTCCTAGACTCCCGTCCTACAAAAGAAAATTTACTGCAATGCAAAAGGATATAAAGGTAATGTCTTTAGATGACCTTTCTGATAAACAAGAGTTTATGTATGGGCTAAAAGGTTCGCCTACACAGGTAGAAAGAATATTTAACCCGGAAAAATCTGAAGACAGAGAAATGATAAAGGGAACTTCAATGGAAATTGCCGAAGAACTATACAAAAGAATGAAAGAATATAAATTTGCTTAG
- a CDS encoding FadR/GntR family transcriptional regulator, translated as MIRKYDIVIEYIKKGIKKGSIKYGDKLLPERVLAEKLHVSRSTVREGIKVLEIMGLVESKRGGGNYITDNFEKMLYNPITLMFSLQNGSYDDVHELRKMLEESTIELCVKRITDEEIAAMEEVHHRLLKSTDEAQMSLADLEFHSIIAKASKNPLIISILNSVSEILEGSVKTSRQRVIEKFGKNTIDKDHQAIVDALKKRDLEKSKKAIREHFEHIEKTII; from the coding sequence ATGATAAGAAAATATGATATAGTTATTGAATATATAAAAAAGGGGATAAAAAAAGGTAGTATCAAATATGGGGATAAATTACTTCCTGAAAGAGTTCTTGCAGAAAAGCTCCACGTAAGCAGATCTACTGTAAGAGAGGGGATAAAAGTTCTTGAAATAATGGGACTTGTAGAAAGTAAAAGAGGCGGCGGGAACTATATAACAGATAATTTTGAGAAGATGCTTTATAACCCGATAACTCTTATGTTTTCCCTTCAAAACGGTTCTTATGACGATGTGCATGAATTGAGAAAAATGCTAGAAGAATCTACTATAGAGTTATGTGTAAAGAGGATAACAGATGAAGAGATAGCGGCTATGGAAGAGGTACATCATAGACTGCTAAAAAGCACAGATGAGGCACAGATGAGCCTTGCAGATCTTGAGTTCCATTCAATAATTGCGAAGGCATCTAAAAACCCTCTTATAATATCTATTTTAAACTCTGTCTCTGAAATCTTAGAAGGTTCGGTAAAAACCTCTAGGCAGAGAGTTATAGAAAAGTTTGGAAAAAATACTATCGACAAGGATCACCAGGCAATTGTCGATGCTTTGAAAAAAAGAGATTTGGAAAAGTCAAAAAAAGCTATAAGGGAACATTTTGAACACATAGAGAAAACTATAATTTGA
- a CDS encoding IS256 family transposase translates to MARLPKELVRDFVREGNFKSIKDIEEALKDIFKDTIQEALEAEIEEELGYSKYDLANKSTTNSRNGKYKKTVKSSAGNIDLLVPRDREGAYQPKIVEKHQRDISKLEDNILSLYGKGMSTRDISSHVQDIYGFEVSAESVSRITDKLIPLIQEWQSRPLDPVYPFIFLDAVHYSVKEENRIVKKAAYVVLGVTLEGRKEILGIYIGENETSKFWLSVMTDLKNRGVKDILIASVDGLNGFDNAILSVFPQAQIQRCIVHQIRNTLKYVSYKDRKSFAHDLKSIYTAPSEEAGLTALNSVKDSWKAKYPYALRSWEVNWSQLSAFYEYTEEIKKVMYTTNVIENVHRQFRKVTKSKGVFPTDMSLLKQLYLVVIDLDKKWDRSFKRGWDQILGQLAIKYEDRLSEYLF, encoded by the coding sequence ATGGCTAGATTACCGAAGGAACTTGTCAGAGATTTTGTTAGAGAAGGAAACTTTAAATCTATTAAGGATATCGAAGAAGCTTTAAAGGATATTTTTAAAGATACTATCCAGGAAGCTTTAGAAGCTGAAATTGAAGAAGAGCTTGGATATTCCAAGTATGATTTAGCCAATAAATCTACTACTAACTCTAGAAATGGTAAGTACAAGAAAACTGTTAAATCAAGCGCTGGAAACATTGATCTCCTCGTTCCCAGAGACAGAGAAGGTGCATATCAACCTAAGATTGTTGAAAAACATCAAAGGGACATCTCTAAATTGGAGGATAATATTCTATCGCTTTATGGAAAGGGAATGAGTACTAGGGATATCAGCTCTCATGTTCAGGATATATATGGATTTGAAGTATCTGCAGAGAGTGTTAGTAGAATAACAGATAAACTAATTCCTCTTATTCAGGAATGGCAGAGTAGACCTCTTGATCCTGTATATCCATTCATTTTCCTTGATGCAGTCCACTATTCAGTCAAAGAGGAGAATAGAATTGTTAAAAAGGCTGCCTACGTTGTCTTAGGAGTTACTTTAGAAGGAAGAAAAGAAATTTTAGGAATATATATAGGTGAGAATGAGACCTCAAAATTTTGGTTATCAGTAATGACTGATCTTAAAAATAGAGGTGTTAAAGATATCTTAATCGCTTCTGTAGATGGTCTGAACGGATTTGATAATGCTATTCTGAGTGTATTTCCACAGGCTCAGATTCAGAGGTGCATAGTTCACCAAATAAGGAATACGCTAAAATATGTAAGCTACAAAGACAGAAAATCTTTTGCGCATGACTTAAAATCTATTTATACTGCCCCAAGTGAAGAAGCAGGGCTAACTGCTCTTAATTCTGTCAAGGATTCCTGGAAAGCGAAATATCCATACGCTCTAAGGAGCTGGGAAGTGAACTGGAGTCAATTAAGTGCATTCTATGAGTATACAGAAGAAATAAAAAAGGTGATGTATACAACCAATGTGATAGAAAACGTCCACAGGCAATTCAGAAAAGTTACTAAATCCAAGGGGGTATTTCCTACAGATATGTCTCTCTTGAAGCAGTTATATCTTGTAGTAATTGATCTGGATAAAAAATGGGATAGGAGTTTTAAAAGAGGTTGGGATCAGATTCTTGGACAATTGGCAATTAAATATGAAGACAGACTCTCAGAATATTTATTTTAG